One Archangium violaceum genomic window, ACGCGCCCGGCGGCCTTCGCCCCCGTGTTGCTCGAGTGCCAGTCCTGCGAGTCGATATTCCACAGGACGTTCTTCATCCCGCCGCGCTCCAGCGCCTGGAGGAGCTCCGGGTTGCGCTGTCCGTACGGAGGGCGGAACAGCGTCAGCTTCGCCTGGCCCTCCGGCAGGCTCTCCGCGAGCCTGGAATGGAAGGACTGCATGCCGGCCACCGCGCCGTCCCACGTGGCGTGAGAGCGGTGCTCCTGCCCATGCGAGCCCACGCACATCCCCGCGTAGAGCGCCCGGAGCTGCTCCACCGAGGTCGCCTTGCGCCGGGCCTCGTAGTTGTTCCCGAGCAGGAAGAAGGCCGCGTGGACGCCCTCGGAGCGGAGCAGCGCGAGGAGCGTGTCCGTCTCCCCTCCCCTGGGCGTGGGGCCGTCATCGAAGGTGAGCAGGAAGTGGCGGTCCGGCAGCTCCAGGCCGAAGCGCTCGGCGGGCGACAGGGGGAGGATCTCGCTCGTCACCTTGGGGAAGAGCCCCGCCAGCCGGACCAGCTCGTACAGGTAGCCCTGGTAGAAGGGCTTCTGCTCCGCGTACCAGGGCGCCAGCTCCGCCGGCAGCTTCGCGAGGCCCGCGCGCGAGGCGGCGACCAGCGCGTCCCAGTCCTTCGGGACGGAGCCCTCGCAGAAGGGGGCCCCGGTGGCGCACGTCTCCCGGGCCCGGGCGAAGTTCTCCACCAGCACCCCACGCATCCGCTCCCTCCACTTCGCCACCGACGCCGCGTCTCCCGGGACGTCGGTGCTCGCGTCGGAGGCCGCCATCACCTCGGTGAACGCGGCGATCTCCGCGCGGGAGGCCACGTCGAAGGCCTGGGGAGACGACAGGGGCGAGGGCCACCGGGTGCGCTCGGTCAGTGACACCTTCAGGCCCGCGGCATGCGCGGAGGGAGCGAGCAGGGAGGTACAGAGAAGCGTGGCCAGGATGCGGAAGGAGCGGTGCATGGAATCTCTCGGGAACACGTGGGGACGGGGGCCCTACTTCGCCTCGGCCTGCTTGCCCTGCATGCGCAGGATGGCGTCGTCGTAGACCTTCATGGGCCGGTTCTGCCGGGCCCACC contains:
- a CDS encoding polysaccharide deacetylase family protein; the protein is MHRSFRILATLLCTSLLAPSAHAAGLKVSLTERTRWPSPLSSPQAFDVASRAEIAAFTEVMAASDASTDVPGDAASVAKWRERMRGVLVENFARARETCATGAPFCEGSVPKDWDALVAASRAGLAKLPAELAPWYAEQKPFYQGYLYELVRLAGLFPKVTSEILPLSPAERFGLELPDRHFLLTFDDGPTPRGGETDTLLALLRSEGVHAAFFLLGNNYEARRKATSVEQLRALYAGMCVGSHGQEHRSHATWDGAVAGMQSFHSRLAESLPEGQAKLTLFRPPYGQRNPELLQALERGGMKNVLWNIDSQDWHSSNTGAKAAGRVLSLMLLWRHGTLLFHDIHPMAREALPRIWRETRGSGVRWVDCRAE